A section of the Bacillus pumilus genome encodes:
- a CDS encoding type I polyketide synthase produces MSDQEQWSESGLEIAVVGLAGTFPGAPNVQAFWENVSQGKESVTFFTDEELKAAGVDETLLKRSDYVKAKPYLKHASSFDADFFGYSPREASIMDPQIRLMHECTWHALEDAGYEPEQYEGLIGLYAGASSNLSWMGQHMSSLAKNEDVFQIMHLNDPSFASRIAYKLNLKGPSVSVQTACSTSLVAIHMACQGLIGGECDLALAGGVTLHQPQITGYQYQEGMIYSPDGHCRPFDEKAKGTVFGEGAGVVALKRLKDAIEDGDFIYAVVKGSATNNDGSNKVGYTAPSVSGQASVIESALEMAETEPETISYIEAHGTGTPVGDPIEIEALTRAFQTKQQGYCRIGSVKANIGHLDAASGVAGFIKTVMMLHHRQFAPMPHFDKPNHRISFDQTPFYVGTDKEEWKTSHLPRRAGVSAFGIGGANAHVILEEAQPRKANSKASSKELIVLSARSTHDLKNMTKNLKDYVSSHPDLSLGEAAYTLQSGRKAFKYRKAFVCSTREELLEELQVLDEETAGRKSLLYKRISMKLTGYHESGLREYIKLYEKDPSFKIEVDRIISLVQTAVPIKKDELFHPEQSSQSEVAMLIMTAAFANMLRTLGIEPDGWIGEGSGVWTALYAAGGLELNDAASIVYHLHDSETVNQRLASLPQRTLKQSVYLQQTGEELTTFDPSSAKGLLNMNKPVKSPIMEQESPALMIDLSMKQGIVVEKGAEETTEPLDGDMLQIAGVLWEMGVGLAFPLTEEKNRQRIPLPGYPFQKTDFSAQTNTTAAIEPQKPQNEQRVYASLASLQKDIHDIVQTHFGFDQMDDETPFFEFGATSLDISQLAAKISEHVDKQMDTVQLYRFATVASLAEYLFKEQSEQAQKPASHPVKNTSQEHTDIAIVGMAGRFPGASSLEDFWQRLVNGEEMIHFFTEEELKKAGLDASVYQHPNFIGAKGRLQEIEGFDADFFNYSAREAELMDPQFRLLHECAWEALEDAGCDPDRMAGKIGVYTGTSPNHEWLTRFVHQMEATEQFSAMLLNDREFFSTQLSYKLNLHGPSVTMQTACSTSLVNIGMACQALLNEECDAALAGGVTVSSPENIGYIYQDGMIQSKDGHCRPFDQEASGTIFGDGAGIVLLKRYEDAVRDGNPIHAVIKGVGVNNDGSRKAGFTAPSVEGQAEVLKETYEKSGIDPASIGYVEAHGTGTKMGDPIEVSALSQVFKGTDPLTIPIGSVKSNVGHLNSAAGIAGLFKAILALQHKTIPPTIHYESPNQEIPFKDTPFFVNQKALYWKEADGPRRAGVSSFGIGGTNAHMIIEEGLQTKKKPASNQKQLLVLSAKTDTALAEMTERLKQYVIQHPQVPLEDIAYTLRYGRKQFPYRKAIVLASADEWMQQKQLETSVFRSKKWRKATFMFSGQGAQYAGMMRGLYETEPVFKWEVDRCFKYVMETEQVDLKGIVFCEDETNEDITKTSNAQPLLFIFEYALAKLLQHSGVEPESMIGHSIGEYVAACLSGVFSLESALTLVMARGRLMQDMEKGAMLSVQLPEAELVSMIDESLSVAAVNAKDLCVVSGREEHIATFEKKLQDKGIITRHLHTSHAFHSYMMEPMLEAFQQIVEKIELHEPAIPFVSNVTGTWATSEDVMTASYWTNHLRGTVRFHEGLSQLLTDEVRALIEVGPGNSLTALAKRHENKESQHDVLNMVRHTREQADDHAYFLKRIGELWAGGYEVKAQQHPTQEERQLVSLPTYPFERKRYWIEAGKPASPQLSAPKETKKKEMEEWFYLPSWEQQPLKPVFEEETEEQTWLIFREQDAFHELFTHSFKQKGIKVISVTKGEAYQEQDQSFTINPAEGQHYRNLLDSLSNRGINIQRILHLWEAAKEDENSNRQAAFQAHIEKGYYSLIFLSQAVAAQKNIRECRLFTITSGIQPVTGNETICAEKSAMLGPCKVISQEYHHIKCWNIDVEDVPEVMSWKEQVLVDLIVQEIMQPGKDQLVAYRHRKRWVQSYKHLPLQKEDGLPKMIRPNGVYLITGGLGGIGFVLSKMLAKEGNVHLYLTGRTALPPRNEWASYVQQANADEAQRTRIEKVLELERLGATVEAVQANAGNLDQMKHVFDAIRKKHGGVHGVFHAAGLPGSTSFRAIKDIPSTLAQGEDQFQSKVKGLDVLEQLLEKEQADFCLLFSSISALLGGLGFSAYSAANLYMDAFAARLNQHSQTPWMCVNWDAWNFWGELESTIGESINELAILPEEGAELFQYVLSSRQNRHMLVSTGNLDERIGQWLSLESKAAESEDSYEVSKHERPELGNPYVAPRNETEKAICQVWQDFMGMEQVGIHDNFFDLGASSLDIVQVTNRLNQALQTNEAVVTLFTYPSVAELAKYIQPSEDSKEEAMEEELAVVTSGDRRARFKQQRNKRLRGGIENE; encoded by the coding sequence ATGTCTGATCAAGAGCAATGGAGCGAATCTGGACTTGAAATTGCAGTTGTAGGATTAGCGGGTACCTTTCCCGGAGCACCGAATGTGCAAGCGTTTTGGGAAAATGTGTCGCAAGGAAAAGAATCCGTTACGTTTTTCACTGATGAAGAATTAAAGGCAGCAGGTGTAGATGAGACGCTGTTAAAACGATCTGATTATGTCAAGGCAAAGCCATATTTAAAACATGCATCATCATTTGATGCAGACTTTTTTGGCTACTCTCCGCGAGAGGCTTCTATTATGGACCCGCAAATTCGATTGATGCATGAATGCACATGGCATGCGCTAGAAGATGCAGGCTATGAGCCTGAGCAATACGAAGGATTAATTGGTCTTTATGCCGGCGCATCTAGCAATTTATCGTGGATGGGGCAGCATATGTCGTCACTTGCAAAGAACGAAGATGTGTTTCAAATCATGCATCTCAATGACCCATCCTTTGCTTCTCGGATCGCCTATAAATTAAATCTAAAAGGTCCAAGCGTATCGGTGCAAACGGCTTGTTCCACGTCGCTTGTTGCGATCCATATGGCATGCCAGGGATTAATCGGAGGTGAATGTGACCTTGCGTTAGCAGGAGGTGTTACACTTCATCAGCCGCAAATCACAGGCTATCAATACCAAGAAGGAATGATTTATTCTCCTGATGGTCATTGCCGTCCGTTTGATGAAAAAGCAAAAGGAACCGTTTTTGGTGAAGGTGCAGGTGTTGTTGCGCTAAAACGATTAAAAGATGCGATAGAAGATGGAGATTTTATTTATGCTGTCGTAAAAGGATCTGCAACGAACAATGATGGGAGCAATAAAGTCGGCTATACAGCTCCAAGTGTGAGTGGCCAGGCAAGTGTCATTGAATCTGCGTTAGAAATGGCTGAGACAGAACCAGAGACGATTTCTTATATCGAAGCACATGGAACGGGTACGCCTGTTGGAGATCCGATTGAGATTGAGGCGCTTACTCGTGCTTTTCAAACAAAACAACAAGGCTATTGCCGAATTGGATCAGTCAAAGCCAATATTGGGCATTTAGATGCCGCAAGCGGTGTGGCTGGTTTTATCAAAACAGTCATGATGCTGCATCATCGTCAATTTGCCCCGATGCCGCACTTTGACAAGCCAAATCACCGTATTTCTTTTGATCAAACTCCATTTTATGTTGGGACAGACAAAGAGGAGTGGAAGACATCTCATTTGCCACGGAGAGCTGGAGTCAGTGCTTTTGGTATAGGGGGAGCAAATGCTCATGTCATCTTAGAAGAGGCACAGCCGAGAAAGGCAAACAGCAAGGCCTCGTCCAAAGAATTAATCGTGCTGTCAGCTAGATCAACACATGATCTGAAGAACATGACAAAAAACTTAAAGGATTATGTCTCCTCACATCCTGATCTCTCACTTGGTGAAGCAGCTTATACCTTACAAAGTGGAAGAAAGGCTTTCAAATATCGAAAAGCGTTTGTCTGTTCAACGCGGGAAGAGTTATTAGAGGAGTTGCAAGTGCTGGATGAAGAGACAGCAGGCAGAAAAAGTCTTCTTTATAAACGGATCAGCATGAAGCTGACAGGGTATCATGAGTCAGGTTTACGAGAATACATCAAGCTGTATGAGAAAGATCCTTCTTTCAAAATAGAAGTGGATCGAATCATAAGCCTCGTCCAAACTGCGGTACCTATCAAAAAAGACGAGCTGTTCCACCCTGAACAAAGCAGTCAATCAGAAGTGGCGATGCTGATCATGACAGCGGCTTTTGCCAACATGCTAAGAACACTCGGAATTGAACCAGATGGATGGATTGGAGAAGGCAGCGGCGTCTGGACAGCTTTATATGCAGCAGGCGGCCTTGAGCTAAACGATGCGGCATCTATTGTGTACCATCTTCATGACTCCGAGACGGTTAATCAAAGGCTGGCTTCACTGCCTCAGAGGACACTAAAGCAGTCAGTTTACTTGCAGCAAACTGGGGAGGAACTAACCACTTTCGATCCATCATCTGCAAAGGGTCTTCTTAACATGAATAAGCCTGTAAAATCGCCAATCATGGAGCAAGAATCACCAGCTTTGATGATTGACCTTTCAATGAAACAAGGAATTGTCGTTGAAAAGGGAGCAGAAGAAACAACTGAACCACTTGATGGAGACATGCTTCAAATCGCAGGCGTTCTTTGGGAAATGGGAGTCGGCTTAGCCTTTCCTTTAACAGAGGAGAAAAATAGGCAGCGTATTCCGCTACCGGGGTACCCATTTCAGAAAACCGATTTCTCTGCTCAAACAAATACGACGGCAGCCATTGAACCGCAAAAGCCGCAGAATGAACAACGTGTCTATGCTTCACTCGCTTCTTTACAAAAAGACATTCACGACATTGTGCAAACTCATTTTGGGTTTGATCAAATGGATGATGAAACGCCATTTTTCGAATTTGGTGCGACATCCCTTGATATTTCTCAGCTCGCAGCGAAAATATCTGAGCATGTGGATAAACAAATGGACACTGTGCAATTGTATCGATTTGCGACAGTGGCAAGTCTTGCCGAATATTTGTTTAAAGAACAGTCGGAACAGGCTCAAAAACCTGCTTCTCACCCAGTAAAAAACACGTCCCAGGAGCATACGGATATTGCGATTGTCGGAATGGCTGGAAGATTCCCGGGAGCTTCATCGCTAGAAGACTTTTGGCAGCGTCTTGTGAATGGTGAGGAAATGATTCACTTTTTCACAGAAGAAGAGCTCAAGAAAGCAGGGCTGGATGCGTCTGTCTACCAGCATCCGAATTTCATTGGAGCAAAAGGTCGTTTACAAGAGATCGAAGGCTTTGATGCAGACTTCTTTAACTATTCTGCTAGAGAGGCAGAGTTAATGGATCCGCAGTTCAGGCTCTTGCATGAATGTGCTTGGGAAGCGCTGGAGGATGCTGGCTGTGACCCTGATCGAATGGCAGGGAAGATTGGTGTTTATACAGGAACGAGTCCAAACCATGAGTGGCTGACGCGCTTTGTCCATCAAATGGAAGCAACTGAGCAATTCAGCGCCATGTTGTTAAATGATCGTGAGTTTTTTAGCACGCAGCTTTCATATAAATTGAATTTACACGGGCCTAGTGTGACCATGCAGACAGCTTGTTCGACCTCACTTGTCAATATTGGCATGGCTTGTCAAGCTTTATTGAATGAAGAATGTGATGCCGCACTGGCTGGCGGTGTGACGGTCAGTTCTCCAGAAAACATCGGCTACATCTATCAAGATGGGATGATCCAATCAAAAGATGGACATTGCCGTCCGTTTGACCAAGAGGCGAGCGGAACCATTTTCGGAGATGGAGCGGGAATTGTTCTGCTAAAACGTTATGAAGATGCGGTGAGAGACGGCAACCCGATTCATGCAGTCATCAAAGGGGTTGGTGTGAACAATGATGGCAGCCGAAAAGCTGGTTTTACCGCTCCGAGTGTGGAAGGACAAGCAGAGGTTTTAAAAGAAACGTATGAAAAATCAGGTATCGATCCCGCCTCTATCGGTTATGTAGAAGCACATGGTACAGGGACAAAAATGGGAGATCCAATTGAGGTATCCGCTCTTAGCCAAGTGTTCAAAGGGACAGATCCGCTGACGATTCCGATCGGTTCTGTGAAAAGTAATGTCGGACACTTAAATAGTGCGGCAGGGATTGCAGGTCTATTTAAAGCCATTTTGGCACTCCAGCATAAAACGATCCCGCCAACTATTCACTATGAATCACCCAATCAGGAGATCCCTTTCAAAGATACACCGTTCTTTGTGAATCAAAAGGCGTTGTATTGGAAGGAAGCAGATGGTCCGAGAAGAGCGGGAGTTAGCTCTTTCGGTATCGGCGGAACGAACGCCCATATGATCATAGAAGAGGGCTTGCAGACGAAGAAAAAACCAGCTTCTAATCAAAAGCAGCTTCTTGTCTTATCTGCAAAAACAGATACTGCTTTAGCGGAAATGACAGAGCGATTAAAGCAGTATGTGATCCAGCATCCTCAAGTCCCGCTTGAAGATATTGCTTATACATTACGTTACGGCAGAAAGCAATTTCCATACCGAAAAGCGATCGTACTTGCGTCTGCTGATGAATGGATGCAGCAGAAACAGCTTGAAACGAGTGTGTTCCGAAGCAAAAAATGGCGTAAAGCGACCTTTATGTTTTCAGGTCAAGGCGCTCAGTATGCTGGTATGATGCGCGGATTATATGAAACAGAGCCAGTGTTCAAATGGGAAGTAGATAGATGCTTTAAATATGTCATGGAAACGGAGCAAGTGGATTTAAAGGGCATTGTTTTTTGCGAGGATGAAACGAACGAAGACATCACAAAAACATCAAATGCACAGCCGCTTCTCTTTATATTTGAGTATGCATTAGCCAAATTGCTTCAGCACAGCGGTGTTGAGCCAGAATCAATGATTGGACACAGTATCGGCGAATACGTTGCCGCTTGTTTGTCAGGGGTCTTTTCTCTCGAGTCTGCATTAACACTTGTGATGGCTAGAGGAAGATTGATGCAAGACATGGAAAAAGGCGCGATGCTTAGTGTGCAATTACCAGAGGCGGAACTCGTCTCAATGATCGATGAATCGCTTTCTGTTGCTGCTGTCAATGCAAAAGACCTTTGTGTCGTTTCTGGAAGAGAAGAGCATATCGCTACATTTGAAAAGAAACTGCAAGACAAAGGAATTATCACAAGACATCTCCATACGTCTCATGCTTTTCATTCCTACATGATGGAGCCGATGCTTGAGGCGTTTCAACAAATCGTAGAGAAAATAGAATTGCACGAGCCAGCGATTCCGTTTGTATCGAATGTCACAGGCACTTGGGCGACAAGTGAAGATGTGATGACAGCATCTTATTGGACGAACCACCTGCGTGGAACCGTTCGTTTTCATGAAGGTCTATCTCAGCTGTTAACCGATGAAGTACGAGCACTCATTGAAGTTGGACCTGGAAACAGCTTGACGGCTTTAGCGAAACGTCATGAAAACAAAGAGTCTCAACATGATGTCCTGAATATGGTGAGGCATACGAGAGAACAAGCGGATGACCATGCTTATTTCTTAAAGAGAATAGGAGAGCTATGGGCAGGAGGCTACGAGGTTAAGGCGCAGCAACACCCAACGCAAGAGGAACGTCAGCTCGTATCGCTGCCGACCTATCCATTCGAGCGGAAACGATATTGGATTGAAGCAGGAAAACCTGCGTCTCCACAGCTATCCGCGCCTAAGGAAACGAAGAAAAAAGAGATGGAAGAATGGTTCTACCTGCCTTCATGGGAACAGCAGCCGCTAAAACCAGTTTTCGAAGAAGAAACGGAAGAACAAACGTGGCTCATTTTCAGGGAACAGGATGCTTTTCATGAACTGTTTACCCATTCATTTAAGCAAAAAGGGATCAAGGTCATTTCTGTCACAAAGGGTGAAGCTTATCAAGAGCAAGATCAGTCATTTACGATCAATCCGGCAGAAGGTCAGCACTACCGAAACTTGCTAGATTCATTGTCTAATAGAGGCATCAATATCCAGCGGATTCTTCATTTATGGGAGGCTGCGAAAGAAGATGAAAATTCGAATCGTCAAGCAGCTTTTCAGGCGCACATTGAAAAAGGCTATTACAGCTTAATTTTCTTATCTCAAGCGGTGGCTGCCCAAAAAAATATTCGAGAATGCCGTCTGTTTACGATCACTAGCGGAATTCAGCCAGTTACAGGCAATGAGACGATATGTGCAGAGAAAAGTGCAATGCTTGGACCGTGTAAAGTGATTTCTCAGGAATACCATCATATTAAGTGCTGGAATATCGATGTGGAAGACGTGCCAGAAGTCATGTCTTGGAAGGAACAAGTTCTTGTCGATCTTATTGTGCAGGAAATCATGCAGCCTGGAAAGGACCAGCTTGTGGCATATCGTCATCGAAAGCGCTGGGTGCAGAGCTACAAGCATTTGCCGCTGCAAAAAGAAGATGGACTTCCGAAGATGATCAGGCCAAATGGTGTGTATCTGATCACAGGAGGTTTAGGCGGTATCGGATTTGTTTTATCAAAGATGCTGGCGAAGGAAGGAAATGTACATCTTTATTTAACTGGAAGAACGGCATTGCCGCCAAGAAATGAATGGGCGTCATACGTTCAACAAGCAAATGCCGATGAAGCGCAGCGCACGAGAATTGAGAAGGTGCTTGAGCTTGAACGATTAGGTGCAACAGTCGAAGCGGTGCAGGCGAATGCAGGAAATCTTGATCAGATGAAACATGTATTTGATGCCATTCGCAAAAAGCATGGCGGCGTTCATGGTGTCTTCCATGCAGCAGGATTACCAGGAAGTACATCGTTCCGGGCAATCAAAGATATCCCTTCTACACTGGCACAGGGAGAGGATCAATTCCAATCAAAGGTGAAAGGGCTCGATGTGCTAGAGCAGCTGCTGGAAAAAGAACAAGCAGACTTTTGTCTTCTCTTTTCCTCCATTAGTGCATTGCTTGGGGGCTTAGGATTCTCTGCTTACTCAGCGGCTAACTTATATATGGACGCATTTGCAGCTAGACTCAATCAACATAGTCAAACCCCGTGGATGTGTGTGAACTGGGATGCGTGGAATTTCTGGGGTGAGCTAGAATCCACAATTGGTGAATCGATTAACGAGCTTGCGATTTTACCAGAAGAGGGTGCTGAGCTGTTCCAGTATGTTCTGTCTAGCCGGCAGAATCGACACATGCTCGTGTCCACAGGAAATCTTGATGAACGGATAGGTCAATGGCTGTCGCTAGAGTCGAAGGCAGCAGAGAGTGAAGATTCATATGAAGTGTCTAAGCATGAAAGACCAGAGCTGGGCAATCCATATGTGGCACCTCGAAATGAAACTGAAAAAGCGATCTGTCAAGTATGGCAGGATTTTATGGGCATGGAACAAGTGGGCATTCACGACAATTTCTTTGATCTTGGCGCAAGCTCGCTGGATATTGTTCAAGTCACCAATCGGTTAAATCAAGCACTTCAAACAAATGAAGCGGTTGTGACCTTGTTTACGTACCCATCTGTTGCTGAGCTTGCGAAATATATCCAGCCTTCTGAAGACTCGAAGGAAGAAGCGATGGAAGAAGAACTAGCCGTCGTCACTTCAGGTGATCGAAGAGCTCGTTTTAAACAGCAACGGAATAAAAGATTGAGAGGCGGAATCGAGAATGAATGA